One region of Triticum aestivum cultivar Chinese Spring chromosome 6B, IWGSC CS RefSeq v2.1, whole genome shotgun sequence genomic DNA includes:
- the LOC123136138 gene encoding F-box/LRR-repeat protein At3g26922 gives MAGRAPFTNLDPVTAADLQRRGFDPLELDRATEQLLTYVYTSLIPDFPFLATGRLAARPASDGVDRISRLPRALLRNIVSRLPVTDAARTAVLSSRWRTVWLSAPPVLVDAYLREDDYAWPPTPANSPAITAAVSRILEAHPGPFRHVHLVCSHMNAYRARLARWLQLLAAKGVQDLGLVNRPWPWDVPLPDALFAINTLVRLHIGLWKLPDTARLGSYRTFPHLRELGICSVVMEEGDVDAIVARSPVLEALSIQGSSKGLRLRLVSQSLRCVQICGSVVEDIAVVKVPCLERLILHGCRDVAGGMCTRIRILDAPNLRVVGFLEPANHVLQIGDSIIRAGMKESIATILTSVKILSLNVRFGIRSEAEMVPRFLKCFPNVKTLHIMSGKCNQSTGTLNLKFKEVPIESAMSGISEMYFHEFRGDEGEVAFLKSFFKTADVLEMAVIMMTNPSFTPFSPDDALSKVKSASELSRSSGKVVVVVSGGPEGGRPWSFQKGTDFSCEDPFSVVVENLGKA, from the exons ATGGCCGGGCGGGCGCCGTTCACCAACCTCGACCCCGTGACGGCGGCCGACTTGCAGCGCAGGGGCTTCGACCCGCTCGAGCTGGACCGAGCCACGGAGCAGCTGCTCACGTACGTCTACACCAGCCTCATCCCCGACTTCCCCTTCCTCGCCACCGGCCGGCTCGCCGCCCGCCCCGCCTCCGACGGCGTCGACCGCATCAGCCGCCTCCCGCGCGCGCTCCTGCGAAACATCGTCTCCCGCCTCCCCGTCACGGACGCCGCGCGCACGGCCGTGCTCTCCTCCCGCTGGCGCACGGTCTGGCTCTCCGCGCCGCCCGTCCTGGTAGACGCCTACCTCCGGGAGGACGACTACGCCTGGCCCCCCACGCCGGCCAACTCGCccgccatcaccgccgccgtcTCCCGCATCCTCGAGGCGCACCCGGGGCCCTTCCGCCACGTCCACCTCGTCTGCAGCCACATGAACGCGTACCGGGCCCGGCTCGCGCGCTGGCTCCAGCTCCTCGCCGCCAAGGGCGTCCAGGACCTCGGCCTCGTCAACCGCCCCTGGCCGTGGGACGTGCCCCTCCCCGACGCGCTCTTCGCCATCAACACCCTCGTCCGCCTCCACATCGGCCTCTGGAAGTTGCCGGACACGGCCCGCCTTGGAAGCTACCGGACGTTTCCCCACCTCCGCGAGCTTGGCATCTGCAGCGTCGTAATGGAGGAGGGGGACGTCGACGCCATCGTCGCCAGGAGTCCCGTCCTGGAGGCCCTGAGCATCCAGGGAAGCAGCAAGGGGCTGCGCCTCCGCCTCGTCAGCCAGAGCCTACGGTGCGTGCAGATCTGCGGTTCTGTTGTGGAAGACATTGCCGTGGTGAAGGTTCCATGCCTCGAGCGGCTCATCCTGCATGGATGCCGGGATGTGGCTGGTGGCATGTGTACCAGGATCAGGATTCTTGATGCCCCCAATCTGCGTGTGGTCGGATTCTTGGAGCCAGCAAATCATGTCCTTCAGATTGGAGACTCCATCATAAGG GCTGGGATGAAGGAGAGCATAGCCACAATTCTCACAAGCGTGAAGATCCTCAGCTTAAATGTGCGTTTCGGAATCCGGAGTGAGGCAGAGATGGTGCCCAGGTTCCTCAAATGCTTTCCAAATGTGAAGACACTGCATATCATG TCTGGAAAATGCAATCAGTCCACTGGTACTCTCAACCTCAAGTTCAAGGAGGTTCCCATCGAAAGTGCCATGTCGGGCATCTCAGAGATGTATTTCCATGAGTTCCGAGGGGATGAAGGCGAGGTTGCCTTCCTCAAGTCGTTTTTCAAGACTGCGGATGTGCTGGAGATGGCGGTGATTATGATGACAAATCCAAGTTTCACGCCGTTTTCACCAGATGACGCACTTTCCAAGGTGAAGAGTGCTTCTGAGCTCAGTAGATCCTCCGGCAAAGTGGTGGTGGTTGTGAGTGGAGGTCCTGAAGGAGGAAGACCGTGGAGTTTCCAGAAAGGTACTGATTTTTCATGCGAGGACCCTTTTTCAGTAGTTGTGGAGAACCTTGGCAAAGCTTAG
- the LOC123136139 gene encoding calnexin homolog, whose protein sequence is MTGGGRAVLLLPVLLISALFAQIRASDPLFHESFNESFDGSWIVSGKEEYKGVWKHAKSDGHEDYGLLVSEPARKYAIIKELDYPVTMKDETVVLQFEVRLQNGLECGGAYIKYIRPQATGWNAKDFDNDTPYTIMFGPDKCGSTNKVHFILKHKNPKTGKYVEHHLKSPPSVPYDKLSHVYTAILKPDNEVRILVDGVEKSKANFLSAADFEPALIPSKTIPDPDDKKPEDWDERAKIPDPVAVKPDDWDEDAPMEIVDEEATKPEGWLDDEPEEIDDPEAAKPEDWDDEEDGEWEAPKMDNPKCEVAPGCGEWKKPMKDNPAYKGKWHAPLIDNPNYKGIWKPQEISNPEYFELDKPDFDPIAAIGIEIWTMQDGILFDNILIADNEKVATSILEKTWKPKFDVEKEKQKAEEAAAGASEGLSEFQKKIFDILYKVADIPFLEPYKTKIIDVIEKGETQPNITISILASVIVVIVTVLFRALFGGKKPVAPVKPAAETKKPSAVVPDAAAGSSGDKEDDKDAPCRRSRRDA, encoded by the exons ATGACGGGAGGAGGGCGCGCGGTGCTCCTGCTGCCGGTGCTGCTGATCTCGGCGCTGTTCGCGCAGATCCGCGCGTCGGATCCG TTGTTCCACGAGTCCTTCAACGAGAGCTTCGACGGGAGCTGGATCGTGTCCGGCAAGGAGGAGTACAAAG GTGTATGGAAGCACGCGAAGAGTGATGGCCATGAAGACTATGGTCTCCTTGTTAGCGAGCCAGCCAGGAAATATGCCATAATCAAAGAACTTGATTACCCAGTTACTATGAAGGATGAGACAGTTGTCCTGCAGTTTGAAGTGAGGCTTCAGAATGGCCTTGAGTGTGGAGGTGCTTATATCAAGTACATCCGTCCTCAGGCTACCGGATGGAACGCCAAGGACTTTGACAATGATACTCCATACACAATTATGTTTGGTCCCGACAAGTGTGGTTCAACGAACAAGGTTCACTTCATCCTGAAGCACAAGAACCCTAAGACTGGCAAATACGTTGAACATCACCTCAAGTCCCCACCCTCTGTCCCATATGACAAGCTCTCTCATGTCTACACGGCTATCTTGAAGCCGGATAATGAGGTCAGAATTTTGGTTGATGGGGTGGAGAAGAGTAAAGCAAACTTCCTGTCTGCTgctgattttgagccggcacttaTTCCATCAAAGACTATTCCTGACCCTGACGACAAGAAGCCAGAGGACTGGGACGAGAGAGCTAAGATCCCTGATCCAGTTGCGGTGAAGCCCGATGACTGGGATGAGGATGCCCCAATGGAAATTGTGGATGAGGAGGCCACCAAGCCAGAAGGATGGTTGGATGATGAGCCTGAGGAAATTGATGATCCAGAAGCTGCTAAGCCTGAGGACTgggatgatgaggaggatggcGAATGGGAGGCACCCAAGATGGACAACCCCAAGTGCGAAGTGGCACCTGGATGTGGTGAATGGAAGAAGCCGATGAAGGATAACCCTGCCTACAAGGGCAAGTGGCATGCCCCCCTGATTGACAACCCCAACTACAAGGGAATCTGGAAGCCCCAAGAAATCTCCAACCCTGAGTACTTTGAGCTTGACAAGCCTGACTTTGACCCAATTGCCGCTATTGGAATTGAGATCTGGACAATGCAGGATGGCATCCTGTTCGACAACATTCTTATTGCCGACAATGAGAAGGTAGCCACCTCTATCCTGGAGAAGACATGGAAGCCCAAGTTTGATGTTGAGAAGGAAAAGCAGAAGGCTGAGGAGGCTGCAGCAGGTGCATCAGAAGGCCTTTCTGAATTCCAG AAGAAGATCTTTGACATTTTGTACAAAGTTGCAGACATCCCGTTCTTGGAACCATACAAGACCAAGATCATT GATGTGATTGAGAAGGGAGAGACACAGCCAAACATTACAATTTCGATTTTGGCGTCGGTCATCGTCGTCATTGTGACTGTACTCTTCAGAGCCCTGTTTGGTGGCAAGAAGCCAGTG GCACCTGTGAAGCCCGCTGCTGAGACCAAGAAGCCCAGTGCTGTCGTACCTGATGCTGCCGCTGGAAGCAGCGGCGACAaggaggatgacaaggatgcgCCGTGCCGAAGGTCGCGAAGAGACGCATAA